A single region of the Blastocatellia bacterium genome encodes:
- a CDS encoding ATP synthase F0 subunit B, with protein sequence MAHVLAQNILQPDATAIVVFLTTLALVWILNRTLFQPILRVLDERERRTRGFESEARAILAECEHKLSYYEDVLRRTRAEGYRLIEQRRQQALRERDQIIAETKREMTEAVRQAKEQLREQVTEAKHHLEADAVRLAQDIIGTVVGRRLEEVTRVSS encoded by the coding sequence ATGGCTCACGTTCTGGCGCAGAATATTCTTCAACCGGATGCAACAGCGATTGTGGTTTTCCTGACGACGCTCGCGCTGGTGTGGATTCTCAATCGCACGCTCTTTCAACCGATCCTTCGGGTGCTGGATGAGCGAGAGCGGCGGACGCGAGGGTTCGAGTCCGAGGCCAGAGCCATTCTGGCTGAATGTGAGCACAAGCTCTCATATTATGAGGATGTTCTCCGGCGGACTCGGGCCGAGGGGTATCGCCTCATCGAGCAGCGGCGGCAACAGGCCCTGCGCGAGCGCGATCAGATCATCGCCGAGACCAAGCGCGAAATGACCGAAGCCGTCCGGCAGGCGAAAGAGCAATTGCGCGAGCAGGTGACGGAGGCCAAACACCATCTGGAGGCGGATGCTGTGCGCCTGGCGCAGGACATCATTGGCACCGTTGTCGGGCGGCGCCTGGAGGAGGTGACGCGAGTCTCATCATGA
- a CDS encoding methyltransferase domain-containing protein, with protein sequence MMVKERDVQARFGRAADLYATSTVHARGADLGLAVQFARPQPEDVALDVSTGAGHMAMALAPHVARVVAIDLTPQMLAVARHLAAERGLRNVEFQEADARALPFGNGSFDLVTCRMAAHHYPRLEDAVREMARVLRPGGRLVVSDTVPPADEVADRFINAVEALRDPTHVRDWSVAEWRAAFSGAGLAIEACEEIELELEFEPWVERSGTPPELRQVLAVMLTQAPPRLRELFAVKANPLRFSLRRAVFLAIRT encoded by the coding sequence ATGATGGTCAAGGAACGTGACGTTCAGGCGCGATTCGGTCGGGCTGCGGATTTATATGCCACGAGCACGGTACATGCCCGCGGCGCAGACCTGGGGCTGGCGGTGCAGTTCGCACGACCGCAACCTGAAGATGTGGCCCTGGACGTGTCCACGGGCGCGGGCCACATGGCGATGGCGCTTGCGCCACACGTAGCGCGCGTGGTGGCCATAGACCTTACTCCTCAGATGCTGGCGGTGGCGCGCCATCTCGCCGCCGAACGTGGACTCCGTAATGTAGAGTTTCAGGAAGCGGACGCCCGAGCCCTTCCCTTTGGCAATGGATCTTTTGATCTTGTGACATGCCGCATGGCGGCGCATCACTATCCCCGACTGGAGGATGCGGTCCGGGAAATGGCACGAGTCTTACGGCCAGGCGGTCGTCTCGTGGTTTCCGATACGGTGCCTCCTGCCGACGAAGTCGCCGATCGGTTCATCAATGCCGTGGAAGCTTTACGCGATCCCACCCATGTGCGGGACTGGAGTGTCGCCGAGTGGCGAGCCGCGTTTTCCGGTGCGGGTTTAGCCATTGAAGCCTGTGAGGAAATAGAACTGGAGCTGGAATTTGAACCCTGGGTGGAGCGGTCCGGGACCCCTCCGGAGTTGCGCCAGGTGCTTGCCGTCATGCTGACTCAGGCGCCGCCTCGGTTACGCGAGTTGTTCGCCGTAAAGGCCAACCCCCTGCGCTTCTCCTTACGCCGCGCCGTGTTCCTCGCCATACGCACGTAA
- a CDS encoding FAD-dependent oxidoreductase: MPNSPYDVIVIGSGIGGLTVASLLARLRHQRVLVLERHFKLGGCTHIVEQPGGFRWEVGLRGPHGHRATVPHTDGLHHPEAGPVESDAAPFEKFVFPDFTFEVPVGEAAYRKTLIEWFPDERPAIEQYLADVHRAARWFRTFIIAQILPFPWDGIVRRVNRRSETRHSLQEEVA, encoded by the coding sequence TGATCGGGTCGGGGATCGGCGGTCTGACGGTCGCCAGCCTGTTGGCCCGGTTACGCCATCAACGGGTCCTCGTCCTGGAGCGACACTTCAAGCTGGGCGGCTGTACGCACATCGTTGAGCAGCCCGGCGGGTTTCGCTGGGAAGTTGGTCTGCGCGGGCCACATGGCCACAGGGCAACTGTCCCGCACACTGATGGACTTCATCACCCGGAGGCAGGTCCGGTGGAATCCGATGCCGCTCCCTTTGAGAAGTTCGTCTTCCCGGACTTCACCTTTGAGGTGCCCGTCGGTGAGGCGGCCTACCGAAAGACTCTCATCGAGTGGTTTCCGGACGAACGGCCAGCCATCGAGCAGTACCTGGCCGACGTCCACCGAGCCGCCCGTTGGTTCCGGACATTTATCATCGCCCAAATTTTGCCTTTCCCCTGGGACGGGATCGTTCGTCGTGTGAATCGTCGGTCTGAAACGAGGCACTCGCTACAGGAAGAGGTGGCATGA